Below is a genomic region from Candidatus Binatia bacterium.
TACGGATTGTATGATGGGCTTGAGGGCCAAGCTTATAGGTGCTTGATCGCCTCTCCTTCGATGATTCCCAAAGCTCCAGGACAGAGGGTGAAGACCAATCGGCTCGACAGTCAGGGACTCTCGGAGAATCTTCGTGGGGGGCAACTCAAAGGCATCCATGTTCCCACTGCCGTCTATCGCGAGCTTCGCCACCTCACCCAACTGCGCGACACCTTGGTGAGCGAGGTGGTGGCCACCAAGCTGCGCATCAAATCGCTTTTGCTCTTTGAAGGGATCGACTTTCCCCCTGCTTCCGCCGGCAGCCAGTGGTCTTTCATGGTGAAGGCTAAGCTCAGAAAGCTTCCGTGTTCTTCTACCGTGCGCTTTAAGCTCGATCAGTTGCTCGATGGCCTGGAGTTCTCGGAGAAGCAGGGCCTTAAGACGACTAAAGAGGTTCGCCGCTTCTGTCAGAAGGATTCTGAATTGTCTCAATGCATTAAGTACGTGATGACGGTTTGCGGCATTGGTTGGATCGTGGCCAGTCAGCTTCTGGCCAGGATCGGGGACTGGCGCGAGCTTAAAAATGTCCGCCAGCTGGGAGGGTTTCTGGGCTTGGTGCCTACCGAGCACTCCACCGGAGATCGAACCGATCGGGGGATCGATCACTCGCACCGGGGACGGCCGGCTTAGAAGTAAGCTGATCCAGGCGGCTTGGTCGGCGATCCGCCAAGACGGCGAGTTGAGAGAATTTTTCCGCTCGATTTGCCACAAACATCCTCGCCACCAAGGTTCGAGGGTGGCCATTGTCGCGGTGGCGCGTAAGCTGACCACACGGATTTCCGTGGTCTTGATGCAACAGCGGCCCTATGTGGTGAGAGAAAAAGTTCATTCGGCTCCTTTGACCCAAGAGGAGACATCGCCCCAGGGAACGACTCGACGAGAGCCAGAACCGGGAGATAAAAGCTCCTGACGGTTCGACCCTTAGCTCGAGCTGGCCTACGATCCCAAGGGGCTCGTCGAATCTACCGGCGATGCGTCGACGTCGTCTCGAGACGTGTGGAAAATGATCTCGAACGCTTTAAAAAATTCATCGAGCATCGCGGTCAAGAAACCGGCGCCTGGCGTGGAACGATTCAAGAACCCGGGCGATAACACTAGTAAAAAAAACCGGCCGAGTTATAATTCAAACAAGGACGCGGTAAAGTGCTGCGATGAAGCTCAAATGCGAGCGGTCGAAGTATCCATCTTTTTTACTCGGACTCTTGCTTCCGGCGCTTGCTGCATGCGCCTCGGCTCAAGGGTACGTCGAAGCCGGACGGAGGGATCTGATTTTTGGCGATCCGAACCGCGCGGTTGTCAACTTCAGTCGCGCCGCGGAGATAGCACCCGATCGCGTGCACTTCAGCACGTTCCCTGAAGGAGCTTTGACCTATCTCGGGCGGGCGTATTACGCGTTGGGAAGACTCGCCGACGCGCGCCGGACGCTTGAGGAGGCGGTATCACGATACCCGAACGATAATCTCGCCAAGCTTTATTTTGGTTTGGTGCTGGCTCGCGAGGGCGATCGGGCGCGCGGTTTACGCTACATCGAAGACGGCCTGCGCGGCGTTCACGAATGGCTCGATTACATGGAGTACCGGCACCACTGGCGCGGGCAGTTCTGGGACCCGAACAAAGAAATACGTTCGAGGATCCAAAAGACGCTCGCGATGATCTCCTCCGGACAAGTGGACTGGCCCAGGCTTATCGCCGAGGCGGAGTGGGCCGGACAGCACATGGAAGAGGAGATCGATCTCGCGCGCCGCGATGAGTCTGACGAGCGTTCCAGGGACGGTGATAGCCGAAGAAAGCATCGCCCCTGAATAGCTGCTCGACCCTCGGTTTCTTTCCCAATTTTAAACTGGCCGGTCGAACCGGCCAGTTTTTTTTAGAGCTTGGCCGCCCACCGGGGAAGGTCCGGAGCTATCCAAACGGGTAGTAGTAAAGTCTTTTATTTTGCGTTATCTTTTCTGTGTTGGAGGACTAGTTTTATGAGACAAGCCAAGTCGCGTTTTGCGGGAGTTGAAAGTTTTCTTTTTACCCTGGGCGCACTATCGCTCCTACTGGCCGTCTCCGGCTGCGTTACCGCCCAAGGTTACGTCGAAGCCGGCCGAAGGGATCTGCTTTTCGGCGATCCCAAATTCGCCGTGGTCAACTTTCAGCAAGCGGCGGATTTAGCCCCCGATCGCCTGCACTTCAGCGTGTTTCCCGAAGGAGCGTGGACTTATCTTGGCCGGGCGTACTACGCGACGGGAAGACTCCCCGAGGCGCGCCAGGCGCTGGAGCGTGGCGCTTCACTTTCCAAAGACGACCACCTGGCGAGGCTTTACCTCGGCCTGGTGAAGCTTCGCGAGGGTGACAGGCAGCGGGGAGTCAGCGACTTGGAGAGCGGTCTCAGGGGCATACACGATTGGCTCGATTACGTCGAGTTCCGTCGCACAAGTTCATACGGGCAGTACTGGGATTCGAGGAAGCAGATCCGCACCAAGATCAAAACGGAGCTTGCCATGATCTCTAGCGGCGCTTCCCCGCAAGAGCTGATCGCCGGCGGCGAGTGGGTGGGAAAACGGATCGAACAGGAGATCGACGAAGCGCGGCGGGACGAGAGCGACGAGCGCTCCCGAGACGGAGACAGCAGGGGAGGAGAGCGCCCGTAGATTTTTGCTCCTAATTTGACTCCCTTGGGATGGAGAACCAACCGCTCTTCCATCCATTAAATGGCCGGTCCAAAGACCGGCCATTTTTTTTGCGCTCTTTTTCTGGAATACGGATCATTTTTCGGCTATGAATGGCCCTGTTTATTTACGGCGGCTACCGACGACACCTCAGGAGGGCTTTTATGGCGGATCGGCTCTGGCTGGCATCGGCGATTTTGCTCTGCATCCAATGGATCTTCTTTCATTCCATGGGCATTCACGCCAGCCCGGAATGGCAAGCCCTCAGCGCCGGCCTGGGCATTTTTGGGGCGGCCTTTCTCCTTTCCTGGGCGGCCGAGCTCGCCCAGTTCGATATTCCGCAGGCGCTGGCATTGGCGTTTCTGGCTCTGATCGCGGTTTTGCCGGAGTACGCGGTCGATATGTATTTCGCCTGGACGGCAGGCAAAGATCCCCAGTACACCGCCTACGCGACTGCCAACATGACGGGCGCAAACCGCCTGCTCATCGGCATGGGTTGGGCGTGCGTGGTCTTTACCTACTGGCTGAAGACCGGCAAGCGGTCTTTCGAGCTTGAGCCCTCGCACAAGGTCGAGATCTTATTTCTCGCCCTGGCGACGGTCTACTCCTTTACGATCCCGCTGAAGGCCCAACTCGATCTTGTCGACGCCGTCGTTTTAGTTTCGATGTTCGGCCTGTACATCTGGCGCGCCACCCGGGCGGCCCAGGTGGAGCCGGAGCTCGAAGGGCCGTCGGAAATGATCGCCCACTGGGGAGTCCGGCCGCGGCGCTTGGCGACGGTGATCCTGTTTTTTCTCTCCGGATATACGATCTTCCTCGCCGCCGAGCCGTTTGCCGAAGGCCTCCTGGCCACGGGACGGACTTTCGGCATCGAAGAGTTTGTGCTGGTCCAGTGGCTCGCGCCGCTGGCCTCCGAGTCGCCCGAATTCATCGTGGCGATTCTCTTCGCCCTCAGAGCCAACCCGGGGGCGAGCCTCGGCACGCTGCTTTCCTCCAAAGTCAACCAGTGGACGCTATTGGTCGGGATGCTCCCGCTGGTCTATATGATTTCCGCCGGCCGGATGACGCCGATGCATATGGACCAGCGGCAAGTGGAAGAAATACTTTTAACCTCGGCGCAGTCTGTCTTCGCCGTTGCGGTGCTGATCAATCTCTGCTTCTCTCTCGCCGAAGCGGCTCTCTTGTTCGTTCTCTTTACCACCCAACTGTTGATTCCCGATCCCACGTTTCGCTACTTCTTCTCTTTTCTCTATATCGCCTTGACGATCGGAATTTTTGTCTTGAGCAAAGATAGTCGCAAATCTCTGGTCGCGCTTTTCCGGCCCGCCAAAAAATCTTCGTCCTAGACGGAGCCCGAAGAGTCAAACTTGGCGCAGCGGGAGATGGCCGTTTTTAGATATAACGCGCCACGCGTCGTCCGCATCGTAGCTGAGACGGACGATTTCGCCCGGGTCTAAATGAAACGACCGGTACCGGTTGAGAGGCGTTCCGGTGATGCGGCAAAGAACGGCGAGGATGGGAAAATTGTGGCTCACGATAACGAGCGTATTCTCGGCGCCGTGGCGCCCGACGATGCGGCACAAACCGTCCCACGCCCGCTTCTCGACCTCGGCGAGCCGCTCGCCGCCGGGAATGTCGGCCTCGGCGGGCCGGTCCCGCCACTCGCGCAGAAAATCCGGCCGTGTCGCCTGAATTTCTGCAAACGTCAGTCCCTCAATCTCGCCGTGGTCGAGCTCGCGGAGACTCTCTTCGACGATCACGGTGAGATGGTGAAGACGGCCGACGGCGGCGGCCGTCTGGAGCGCCCTTCTGAGTTGACTGGAATAAACCGCGTCGATTTTCTCGCCGCTGAGCTCATGCGCCGCGGCCGCGGCCTGCCGGAGCCCGGTCTCGTTCAGCTCCAGGTCGGTCGTTCCCTGGCACCTCCGCGCCAGATTCCAGTCGGTGGCGCCGTGCCGCAGCAGAAAAATCCTCATGTTCCGTCAACAGCGAAATCCCGCATGACTTCTTTGCCATATGAGATTTGAGATTTGCGACTTCGTCGTGAGCTCAGTCGAACGATTCATCGCGAAGCGATGACTCAGCTCCCTTCCAGAACCGCCGGCTCCACTGCTATGCGCGCTTTGGCTTTCAGAATCTCGATGAATTTTTTCGCCGTCGCTTGTTTCTTCCCCTGCAGAGCCTGCTCCAGAAGAGCCGTCTTCTCTTTTTCAAACCGCTCCATGTCCACACCCTGGCTCTCCTTGAAGGCAAAAAGATAGACGGTGTTTTTCTGCGTGTAGGGACGGTCGGCCAAAGGTTGATAAATGGAAATCGCGATATCCCCCGGCCTGGCGTCTTGAAGCGCGCCCACTTTGGGAATCTCCGCGTCGCCGCGGAGAAACCATCCGGTGTCGCCGACTTGAAGCCCGTTCGCCTTGGCCACCTTGTGAATGTCTTTTTCCATCTTCAACTGCTCCAGGAGCGCCAACGCCTTTTTGTTCGCCAGGGCCAGCGCCTTCGATTCCTTGACTCGTCTCTCGATCTCGGCGCGCACGTTTTCCATCGGCGGAACCGTCGGCTCTTTTCTCTGGGTCACGCGCAAAAGATAATAGCCGTTCGCGCCTTCGATGGCCGGTCCGACTTCCTTCACGGGCAACGAAAACGCGGCGCGACGAAATTCTTCCATCGGCGCTATGTCCGGAAAAACTTCGCCGACGCCGAACAAGGGAGTCATTTTGACGGCGAGGCCTCTCTGCTTGGCGAGCGCGGCGAGCTCGCTCCCCGAAGCCGCTTTCTGCCGGTCCGCGTCCACCGCCCTGCCGGCCTCGATTTTTCCCCGCTCCGCCTTGACGGCGCGGACGATCTCCGGAGTCGCCTCTTTGAGGGCGGTGCTTTTTTCCTGCTTCACGTCTTCGGCTTTGAAGATGTGGTAGCCCAAAGGACTTTCCAGGACGCCGCTCACTTCGCTTTTTTTCAGGGCGAACACGGCTTGATCCAGGGACGGGAGCAACTGGCCGGGACTGATCCAGCCCAAGTCTCCGCCCTGGGCCGCGCTCGGATCTTCGGAATATTTCTTCGCCGCCGCGGCAAAATCTTTTCCGCTCCGCGCTTCCTTGAGCGCCGTCTCCGCCTTGGAGCGTGCGCCGGCCTTTTGCGCGCTGTCCGCTCCGGACTGAACGCGCGCCAAAATGTGGCGCAGCCGGACCGCTCGCGGCTGTTGAAACTTCGCGGCGCGGTTGCGGTTATAATAATCTTCGATCTCCTTCTCTCCGACCTGGACTTGCTCGACGAAATGGGCGGACGGATAAACGATATATTCGACTTGAACCTTGAGCGGCTCGGCGAGCGCGGCCTTGTTGCGCTCGTAATAATTTTTGCTCTCCTCTTCCGTGACGCTCGCCTGGGAAAGAAAATCTTCCGCGGAGAGCCGGATAAAGTTGAACGAGACTTTTTCCTGCGCGAAGCCGTATTGCTCGCGCACTTCGTTCTCGGAGACGCGGACCGCGTCCTGAATCACGCCGTAAAGCTTCTGGACCGCCAGCTCCCGCCGCCGCTCTTCTTCGAATTCTCCGGGATGGATCCGGTTCGCGCGCAGCAACTGGAGGTAACGGTTTTTGCTGAAGCGGCCTTCGATCTGGAACTCGGGGACGCGCGCGATCGCTTCCATAAGCTCTTCGTCGGTCACCTCCAGGCCGAGCCGGCGCGTTTCTTGAAGCAGCAGGCGCTGTTGGATCAGATCTTCCATGACGCTATTTTTAAGTTTCAAGTTTTTGAGCGTCTCCGGCGTCAACTCGCCCTTGAGGAGATTGCGGTAGACGTCGATCATCTTTTGATACTGAGTTCCAAACTCCCTCTGGCTGATGACTTCGCCGTTGACCTCGGCTACCTTATCCGAGTCGTGTTCGCCCATTTTTCCTCCGCCATAAAAAAGGACGAAAACGACCACAACAAGCCCAAGGAGAAACGTCACGACCCAGGACCTTTTCCGTTTGCGCAACACATCAAGCATAAATGAATCCTTCTTGGATAAAGCGGTAGCGGCGTGGAAACCTTCACATGATAGGTAATGGCTTCTCCCATTGCAAACACTTGGCACTCATTTTGGATGCCGTAATTTGATGTTTCCAAGTCATCTTGCTTGATAGGGTCAAATTTGTTATTTTCACTTGGATTTAGGCCCTATCCGGCAATCGTAAAGGAGCCGTTTTTTGCATGTTGAATTCCCTCTTTAGCCTTTTTTCCAACGATTTGGCAATCGATCTCGGCACGGCGAATACGCTGATATACGTCAAGAACGAAGGCATCGTCTGCAACGAGCCGTCGGTGGTGGCGGTCCAGCACAAGAACGAGCGCGGCGGCAAGAAAGTGCTCGCGGTCGGCGCCGAGGCCAAGAAAATGCTCGGCCGGACTCCCGGAAGCATCGTCGCGATCCGGCCGTTGAAGGACGGCGTGATCGCGGATTTCGAGATCACCGAGGCGATGCTGCGCTATTTCATCCGCAAGGTTCAGAACCGCCACAGCTTCGTCCGGCCGCGCATCATCATCGGCGTGCCGTTCGGCATCACCGAAGTGGAAAAAAGAGCGGTGCGCGAGTCGGCGACGTCCGCGGGCGCACGCGAAGTTTACTTGATCGAGGAGCCGATGGCCGCGGCGATCGGCGCCGGCCTTCCGATCACCGAGCCGACCGGCAGCATGATCGTGGACATCGGCGGCGGCACCACCGAGGTCGCGGTCCTCTCTCTTTCCGGCATCGTCTTTTCCCGCTCGATCCGCGTCGGCGGCGACAAGATGGACGAGGCGATCGCCCAATTCATCAAGCGAAAATATAAATTGCTCGTGGGAGAAAGAACGGCCGAACTGATCAAGATCACCATCGGCTCGGCGTATCCCGGCGATGAGATTCAAACGATGGAGATCAAGGGACGCGACCTCGTCTCCGGCGTGCCCAAGACCGTCGTCATCACCGACAAGGAGATCCGCGATTCTCTGGTCGAGCCGCTGAACCAGATCGTCGAGGCCGTGCAGATCTCGCTCGAGCGCACGCCGCCGGAGTTGGCTTCGGATATCGTCGACCGCGGCATCGTGCTGGCCGGCGGCGGCGCGCTGCTGAGAAACCTGGACATGCTCATCCGGGAAGAAACCGGCCTGCCGGTCGTCCTGGCCGACGACCCGCTGACGGCGGTCGTGATGGGCGCAGGGAAGGCTCTCGACGAGATTTCCTTGCTAAAGGAGGTCGCCACGTCGTCCTAGCATCGCTTCGTTGACCGCGGTTAAGAGTCCATGATTTCTTTCGTCCGCCGTAATCAGGTGCTCCTCAGCGCCTTTCTCTCCGTTCTGCTGTCTCTCTACATCATCGCACCCGCAACCAGGGGACAAATGAGAGCCGACCCGATCGGGCCGCTCCTGATCGCGCTGATGCGGCCTTTTCAATCGGGAATCCAGATGACGGTCGGGGGGATCAAGGACGTCTATTTCAACTACGCCGCCTTGCGCGGCCTCGGCGTCGAGAATGAAAAGCTTAAAGCGCGCATCCAGCAACTCGAGACGGAGCGCAACCGGCTTTTGGAAGATGAGGCGACCAACAAACGGCTCCGCGAGCTGATGGAATTTCGCGCGGAGTTGCCGCCGGGCGCCGTCACGGCGTCGGTTACGGCCAACAGCGCCAGCACGTGGTTCCACAGCCTGCTCATCGACAAGGGAAAGTCGGCCGGAGTGGAAAAAGGCATGGCGGTGGTTTCTCACCTGGGCGTCGTGGGGCAGGTGGTTTCAGTGACGTCGAGAAACGCCAAGGTGCTGCTGGTGACCGACTCTCACAGCGGAGTGGACGCTATCGTACAGCGAAGCCGCGCGCGCGGCATCGTTGCCGGATCGCTGGAAAACGGCCCGATCATGAAATACGTGAAGCGCAGCGACGATCTCCAGGAAGGCGATCGCCTCGTCACCTCGGGGCTCGACGGCGTTTTTCCCAAGGGCCTGTTGGTCGGGACAATTTCGAAGGTAAACAAGAAAAGCATCGGCTTGTTCCAGCACGTTGAAGTGACACTGGCGGTCGACCCTTTGCGGCTCGAAGAGGTTTTGGTGGTGAAGGGCGGACCGGCAAAGGCGAAAGAGTAAAGCTGTCTGCTATGAAGCTATCCCTGCTTTTTCTCGCCGTCGGATTCGTTCTGGTGCTGTTGCAGACGACCCTGCTGCACCTGCTTCCGCTGGGGCCTTTTGTTCCGGACCTCGCCCTCGTCTTATGCGTCTATCTGGGACTCAACCATCCCACGGTCGGCGCCGTCGTGGGCTCGTTCATGTTGGGCTATTCCGTCGATGTCTTCTCCAGCCCAGTGCTCGGCCTCAACTGCTTGGCGATGTCGCTGGTTTTTCTCACCGCTTATTTGAGCTCGCGCTGCATCTGGATCAACAGCCCGCTGCTTAGCGCTCCCGTGGTTTTTCTCGCCTCCTGGGTCAAGGGAGCGTCGCTGATGGCGGTCTGGACGCTTTTTC
It encodes:
- a CDS encoding IS110 family transposase; the protein is MRDKTFVPTDYDVFAGLDVDKKSISVTFTSHQGFIRSLHMPYSVEHLVNHVRKHFPDQKVAFAYEAGPTGYGLYDGLEGQAYRCLIASPSMIPKAPGQRVKTNRLDSQGLSENLRGGQLKGIHVPTAVYRELRHLTQLRDTLVSEVVATKLRIKSLLLFEGIDFPPASAGSQWSFMVKAKLRKLPCSSTVRFKLDQLLDGLEFSEKQGLKTTKEVRRFCQKDSELSQCIKYVMTVCGIGWIVASQLLARIGDWRELKNVRQLGGFLGLVPTEHSTGDRTDRGIDHSHRGRPA
- a CDS encoding tetratricopeptide repeat protein; translation: MKLKCERSKYPSFLLGLLLPALAACASAQGYVEAGRRDLIFGDPNRAVVNFSRAAEIAPDRVHFSTFPEGALTYLGRAYYALGRLADARRTLEEAVSRYPNDNLAKLYFGLVLAREGDRARGLRYIEDGLRGVHEWLDYMEYRHHWRGQFWDPNKEIRSRIQKTLAMISSGQVDWPRLIAEAEWAGQHMEEEIDLARRDESDERSRDGDSRRKHRP
- a CDS encoding tetratricopeptide repeat protein; the protein is MRQAKSRFAGVESFLFTLGALSLLLAVSGCVTAQGYVEAGRRDLLFGDPKFAVVNFQQAADLAPDRLHFSVFPEGAWTYLGRAYYATGRLPEARQALERGASLSKDDHLARLYLGLVKLREGDRQRGVSDLESGLRGIHDWLDYVEFRRTSSYGQYWDSRKQIRTKIKTELAMISSGASPQELIAGGEWVGKRIEQEIDEARRDESDERSRDGDSRGGERP
- a CDS encoding sodium:calcium antiporter is translated as MADRLWLASAILLCIQWIFFHSMGIHASPEWQALSAGLGIFGAAFLLSWAAELAQFDIPQALALAFLALIAVLPEYAVDMYFAWTAGKDPQYTAYATANMTGANRLLIGMGWACVVFTYWLKTGKRSFELEPSHKVEILFLALATVYSFTIPLKAQLDLVDAVVLVSMFGLYIWRATRAAQVEPELEGPSEMIAHWGVRPRRLATVILFFLSGYTIFLAAEPFAEGLLATGRTFGIEEFVLVQWLAPLASESPEFIVAILFALRANPGASLGTLLSSKVNQWTLLVGMLPLVYMISAGRMTPMHMDQRQVEEILLTSAQSVFAVAVLINLCFSLAEAALLFVLFTTQLLIPDPTFRYFFSFLYIALTIGIFVLSKDSRKSLVALFRPAKKSSS
- a CDS encoding histidine phosphatase family protein — protein: MRIFLLRHGATDWNLARRCQGTTDLELNETGLRQAAAAAHELSGEKIDAVYSSQLRRALQTAAAVGRLHHLTVIVEESLRELDHGEIEGLTFAEIQATRPDFLREWRDRPAEADIPGGERLAEVEKRAWDGLCRIVGRHGAENTLVIVSHNFPILAVLCRITGTPLNRYRSFHLDPGEIVRLSYDADDAWRVISKNGHLPLRQV
- a CDS encoding SurA N-terminal domain-containing protein, with the translated sequence MLDVLRKRKRSWVVTFLLGLVVVVFVLFYGGGKMGEHDSDKVAEVNGEVISQREFGTQYQKMIDVYRNLLKGELTPETLKNLKLKNSVMEDLIQQRLLLQETRRLGLEVTDEELMEAIARVPEFQIEGRFSKNRYLQLLRANRIHPGEFEEERRRELAVQKLYGVIQDAVRVSENEVREQYGFAQEKVSFNFIRLSAEDFLSQASVTEEESKNYYERNKAALAEPLKVQVEYIVYPSAHFVEQVQVGEKEIEDYYNRNRAAKFQQPRAVRLRHILARVQSGADSAQKAGARSKAETALKEARSGKDFAAAAKKYSEDPSAAQGGDLGWISPGQLLPSLDQAVFALKKSEVSGVLESPLGYHIFKAEDVKQEKSTALKEATPEIVRAVKAERGKIEAGRAVDADRQKAASGSELAALAKQRGLAVKMTPLFGVGEVFPDIAPMEEFRRAAFSLPVKEVGPAIEGANGYYLLRVTQRKEPTVPPMENVRAEIERRVKESKALALANKKALALLEQLKMEKDIHKVAKANGLQVGDTGWFLRGDAEIPKVGALQDARPGDIAISIYQPLADRPYTQKNTVYLFAFKESQGVDMERFEKEKTALLEQALQGKKQATAKKFIEILKAKARIAVEPAVLEGS
- a CDS encoding rod shape-determining protein, whose translation is MLNSLFSLFSNDLAIDLGTANTLIYVKNEGIVCNEPSVVAVQHKNERGGKKVLAVGAEAKKMLGRTPGSIVAIRPLKDGVIADFEITEAMLRYFIRKVQNRHSFVRPRIIIGVPFGITEVEKRAVRESATSAGAREVYLIEEPMAAAIGAGLPITEPTGSMIVDIGGGTTEVAVLSLSGIVFSRSIRVGGDKMDEAIAQFIKRKYKLLVGERTAELIKITIGSAYPGDEIQTMEIKGRDLVSGVPKTVVITDKEIRDSLVEPLNQIVEAVQISLERTPPELASDIVDRGIVLAGGGALLRNLDMLIREETGLPVVLADDPLTAVVMGAGKALDEISLLKEVATSS
- the mreC gene encoding rod shape-determining protein MreC; this translates as MISFVRRNQVLLSAFLSVLLSLYIIAPATRGQMRADPIGPLLIALMRPFQSGIQMTVGGIKDVYFNYAALRGLGVENEKLKARIQQLETERNRLLEDEATNKRLRELMEFRAELPPGAVTASVTANSASTWFHSLLIDKGKSAGVEKGMAVVSHLGVVGQVVSVTSRNAKVLLVTDSHSGVDAIVQRSRARGIVAGSLENGPIMKYVKRSDDLQEGDRLVTSGLDGVFPKGLLVGTISKVNKKSIGLFQHVEVTLAVDPLRLEEVLVVKGGPAKAKE
- the mreD gene encoding rod shape-determining protein MreD encodes the protein MKLSLLFLAVGFVLVLLQTTLLHLLPLGPFVPDLALVLCVYLGLNHPTVGAVVGSFMLGYSVDVFSSPVLGLNCLAMSLVFLTAYLSSRCIWINSPLLSAPVVFLASWVKGASLMAVWTLFLAMDGLGAGGLKYAFLDALLAAILAPAIFTLLRRGQSYVESKKASMEAA